The segment AGGGCGTAGGCCCATTTGTGAAGGCACAGTTTCCATTTGTGTTTTCATACGCCAGCCGTCGCGCATTTAATTCCTTTCCTCCTCTCTTCGCCGACAGCTCATCTTTCAGACGAGCGTTTATTTTTGTCCTCTCGAGCATATTTGCTCATTTCTCCCTATTACAATTATTTGGTAattcttttaaacaattttaggCCTCAAAAGATGATCTATTATAGTAGATTATCTGGAAcgtatttattattatctcgTTTTATTATTACCTACATTTGCTTTGTTCGTTTGCTCAGTGTGTTCTGGAAAGCGTCTGCGTGATTGCTGCAATCATAATTAGATCTTTATAACTGCAGTGAGTAATGAAATGTGTCGAGAAACGGCTCACTGTCAGATGCACTGATTCATCTGTGCATTGCAGGCTTCGCACCTGCAAATTAACTGAAAAAGGCACGattctggaaatttaataaccgATGAAGAGCTCATTGGATATTCATGATTCAGAAGTGGaattttaatcgatttatGAGATCAGATGCGTTTAAACATGAAGTACAGGAATACATTACTGCATGTTCttggtaattttaaatgtggaTATCTTTGAAATTATCCTTCAATTAGGGAAATTGAGACAGTTATTTCAGGAATTATATAGTTCtatgaaatgaatttacaaaggtgaaatgattgatttcgtttgattttggaataaatacTAAAGACAATCGGTGGTgcaaaaaacagcaaatttttatttaaaaaaacgttgcatttttcgattttttaagtttaaattttgtcaagcaaattttcttgcaggcaatttcctcactttaatttttaaaatttgttttagataTTTCGTCTTAGACCTAAGCTTGAGttaagaattaattgaaacgtTTGTCAATTATTCTACAAAGCAGTAGAATTTTTACCCGTATAATCACAAACTTTGctattacaaataaatcattgttcCTTGcgcgtgaaattttaaaaattgactagTAAAACCAATTCGtaagaaaatgcaacccttaatttgctaaaattacaCGCTTAAATCTCTTTTGTTGTTCTTttaatgattgaaaattaaaaagatctCAATTTACCGGTTTTCCTCAAAGCGTTAAAGCGAACACCAATAAAAGTATCACGTATTGAAAAACGTGATCAGTTTTGCTCCACTCTGCTTTCCTTATATAGTTTCAAGAGAGATGTTCTTAAAAaagcagtttaattaaatgcaaccTTAAGATACATTTTCTCGCATTTTTTCTGTTGCTTCAAAGacgaaacatttttatcatttagcGTTGCAGGCGTGTgctgtgaatatttttatggtcCCTCACGTGATGAGATGCTAAAACCACgctaaataatattacaccTCGAGGATAAATGCGAGTGCGAGCTGCACCCACCCGGTCGGCGGCGATCTTTTGGATGATTTGGCCGCGTGATGATTGGAgtgcttttttctttcctcgcgCGTGCCTGTAATCAATCTTGACAAACGCGCCCAGAGAGGGTGTTTAAGGCCACCTTCTGCCCTTCTGAATGTCAGCTGAAAGTTCAGCCTGGTCGTTAACGCGCCGAAATCGGTTCCTTTCGCTTGTGTGCCTAGACAATTCGCGTTGCTTCACGAAAAGTAACAAATTTGAGTCATGGTTCTAGCGAATTTTGCGATTTTCTCAGAAGTAAAGTTCTCCTTGCCAAGAGTTGTGTGAAATCTTAACTATTTAGccatgcaaatattttattacactGTTTAGTCTGACTTGGgtctaatttaatatttattctaagCTGTCaccgcgtcttcactcttgtTGTGTCTATATCCATTTGTCCTttgatgttaattttaattaatacatatttctAATTTCACAACGGGGATAGTTAGTAAATGCTAAACATTCCTAATATTCTGCGcataattttcacaattaaacCGATTTATGAGTTAAAATGAAGTGAACTGCCTTCTAGTTTTCGATTATTCTGCTTAAAATTCAGTCCAAAAACCACTTTCTCCCAGTTTAAGGACCAAAATCAcaactttgaaattaaaaaatgtgaaccTTTGTAGAGTGTAAACGGCTTAATGATAAGCGACGAGGAATAAAAgagatgcaaattaaaataagaaggatattttcaatttatttgcaactcTGCTCACTGGCTCACTGACGAgcaggaataaatattttaaaaaaaatatgttctcTTGATTGTAGTTGGGAGACAAGGGCTCTGGTCTGCGAAACCGAGGCACTGTCCAGGATTTCCAAAAGCTGCGGGATGAATGTCTGTCTAGCGGCACCTTGTTCGAGGATCCCGAGTTCCCCTGCACAGACTCGTCCATTTTCTTCAGCAGAAAACCTCCACGTTCGTTCGAGTGGCTCCGTCCAactgtgaatttaaatctaataaaaCGGCAATAGACGCTAATTCGGTTGATGTCATTATAGGAAATCACATCTGACCCCAGTCTGTTCGTCGAGGGCTATTCTAGATTTGACATCCAGCAAGGAGAATTGGGTGAGTCTTCATTTCGAGCGTTGAAtacgaaaattaatattcaacatgtaatcaaatttttttcatgattaaCTGTTAGGTCAGTTTTTTacaagttgaaaaataatgaaatgcatGCAAAGAAAATCCAGCGATTTTAGTGAAACATTTGCTCTTCCTGTGAGAATCTAGCAGAACTAATTAACTAAATCATcacgcaaaaattaatttcggcctagtcattttctaaaaaattccattgctggcaaaatttgaattttacctcaatcttaaaataaattttgagcctAATTCACTCGCATTCTCTTGTATTCAAAGGTGACTGCTGGTTGCTAGCTGCCGTCGCTAATTTGACCCTGCACAACTCGCTATTCACCCAAGTCGTTCCCAATGACCAAAGTTTCACCGACCAGTATGCGGGCATATTCCACTTTAGGTtcgtgaaaaactaaaaatgaattgaattccATTATTAATGCTAAAAAAATGGACAGATTTTGGCAGTATGGTCGTTGGGTTGACGTGGTCGTGGATGACCGCCTGCCGACCTACAACGGCCAGCTGGTGTTCCTCAGGTCTTCCCAGCAAAATGAATTCTGGAGTGCCTTGCTGGAGAAAGCCTATGCCAAgtaaattgctgaaaatttattcgagaGGATTTATTGGACTTGCTCTTGATCAGATTACACGGCTCCTACGAGGCCCTCAAGGGTGGCACCACCTGCGAGGCAATGGAGGACTTCACAGGAGGAGTCACAGAGTGGCATGAGCTGCAAAAAGAAGAccaaactttatttaaaatcatgctGAAGGCGGCCGAGAGATCTTCACTGATGGGCGCCTCGATTGAAGTGAGTTGACTTTTGGGAGTACAGCAGAGAAATTTGATTTACTGCCCTTCAGCCTGATCCAAGTGTGCTTGAGGCTCGTACTCCAGAGGGCCTGGTCAAAGGCCACGCGTACAGTCTCACCAGAGTGAAAATGGTCGACATCAACACTCCGAATACGACCGGAAAAATCCCCCTTGTACGCCTTCGAAACCCGTGGGGCAATGAGGCAGAGTGGAATGGTGCTTGGTCTGACAAGTAAGACATTatctgtattattttaatatttaaaattcttacaaaAACGGAACTGGTTGTGTAGCTCATTGGGCGCATACAATTTTGCagatcttttttattttaagatttcctgtttatttatttgtaaccaaaaatagctattttttaaatcttgcaatcgttaatttgtttacttttcgtttaaaaaacattaatggAACTAAGAATATTGGTGCGTCAACTGTTTTTTCCTAAACTCTTCAGATGACGATTgtaaacatatatttttgttttatgaaagttttaaccaacaaaaaaaatcaaataatataaacttttcttcttaaaaagcaataatctATATctcactgtttatttttataagaaagattaatttttccaaagagaggcaaatactattaaaaatgctttgaaatttacttgaaaattcaGATCTGCTGAGTGGCGCTTCATTCCTCAACATGAAAAAGAGGAGATCGGGCTGACCTTCGATGACGACGGCGAGTTCTGGATGTCCTACCGGGACTTCTGTAAATACTTCTCCAGACTCGAAATTTGCAACTTGAACCCGGATTCCTTGACGGATGATGAAATCGGAGACGGCAAGAAGTGGGAGATGAGCGTGTTTGAAGGTGAATGGGTTCGCGGCATAACTGCAGGCGGATGCCGCAATTTCCTaggtaaattttccatttttcccccCTCCTAAGcactataaattaaattccattagAAACCTTCTGGCACAACCCTCAGTACATTATTACTCTGGATGATCCTGACGAGGATGACGACCAATCACTTTGCACCGTCATCATCGCCTTGATGCAGAAGAACCGCAGGGCCCAAAGAAAGTTGGGCGCAGAATGCTTGACCATTGGGTTTGCCGTGTACAAGGTagactaattaaattttcaaatagaaGTGATTTTATCCCGTTTGGTAAATTGTAGTTGGACAACCCTGAGAACCAGCCAAAGCCCCTTCCTCTGGACTTCTTCAAATACAATGCGTCCGTGGCCAGGTCCAAGTCGTTCATCAACCTTCGCGAGTTAGCTGAGCGCTTCAAGCTTCCCGCCGGCACTTACTGCATAGTGCCCTCGACCTTTGACCCCAATGAGGAGGGAGAGTTCCTGCTCAGAGTGTTCTCTGAGAACAGCAACAACATGGAGTAAGATCATTTTGGTTGGtcttatcaattaattttaaaccatgcGATTTCAGGGAACTCGATGATGAAGTCGGCTTGGGTGAAATCGATACTCGAGTAAGATAAATTCTCCTCTAATTAATGCACTTATGATTTTATAatccgatttttttatattctagATTCAAGAGGATCCTGAACTTAAAAATGACGAGGATGAGGAGTCGAACCAGAAGATCAAAGCCTTCTTTGAGAAGTTGGCCGGAGAGGACATGGAGGTTGACTGGATGGAGTTGAAACAGTTGTTAGATTTTGCCATGAAGGACGGTAAGTGTTGTTATGTTGTTAACGCTTGGAAAATTAGTTAACATTAAATAATAGCCATGAAATGAAAGAGTTCAGCGACTGCTCTCAGATGAAAGTAACATGTTTTGAAGCATTCTCTCATAATGACCAAATTGTCATGAAAAACATAATAGCGTAGAGAGctttttagttttcttttttattttctgaccaaaattatttattttgtgcctTTTTCGTTCAGCTTTTGTGTTTcacttttttcgtttttactTCCACTCGAATCTTGGCACTCCGTGAGCTTCCCACTACAGAAAGTGCTTACGTTTTTTGAGCTTTTCTAGTCAATCTCTGATGTTTTCGTATTTGTGACTATGTATATATGTGCAAACAGACTTCCCACAAGGCGCCCCGACTCTtccaatgcagtcctcggacTCCATGCTGGGATCgataatgaatttattatgcgGAGTCGTGTGCAAAGACACGCCAATTGGACAAATGTTCGGTAAGGCAGCTATAGGCTTGACAAAAAGTCCTTCAAGGTTTTCGTGCGTACACCAAAGTGGTTTTACGAGGATTTTGAGCTTCTTAATGCTATAAATGCAGTAAAATTGTCATATTTTAACTAGATTTAAATGTATAAAGTTCAAGGGCAAAGACAGTGAAATCTTTAAAGACTGATTTGTtggttggaaattttatttgggaGAGCAGATTGAGATTCAACTTTAGGATGTTTTGTAgctaaaatagatttttgatGCATCCAATATTTAATCTAAaggtaaaaaggaaaataaatttctagaaGGAATACGAATTTTGTAGTATcccatttaaaatcattttagaaTTATGCTATCACTTATGTCTGTAGCTTTTATTCCATAAATCCCTTTGcgattaaaattggaattttaacatCATGTTTTCATCATTctagaaaatcaaatttaagattatcacaaattaaaaaaactatcaaTATAGATTTTCATTATTGATCTCTCTTCTTGAATCGCAAATGTTCctttagaaaaaatcattttcacagTGTTTGTCCTTTAAAAGCTGTTTTCATCCAGGATAAAAAgctcataaataaaaataactgctGGGCTTTTTCACAACTGCACTTGATTGGGGTGTTGCCAAccaatttcgatttttttttcacccTCTATTCAgttctaattattttgtttccaagGATATTGGGACGGAAATGATCTGAtatgttttgtattttgttcAAAACCACACTGCAAATTCTGTGCTCTCTTAAACAACCATAGGTCGTTGGTGCATCGTTCTGGACCCAAAATCAAATGGATTTCgttaatatatttgttttgatttctaACCTTGCTCTCACCGTCATCTGCATGCTTTTCACATTCTCACGCTTTAAAATGTGTAGCTTTGCAATTTTCGCCACCAAACTAACTGAATCGAAttgttttgaatcaaaatgaCTATCCACAGAGCAACAGTTCGAAGGGTTCTCAAAGGAGACCTGCCGAAGCATGGTCGCTATGATGGATGTCGATCGCTCAGGAAAACTTGGTCTTGAGGAGTTCAAGATCCTATGGATGGACGTCCGCAACTGGAGGGTGAGTTAAAAGACACTGATTTTATAGAAGGTTGATATGGGAAAATCCTTGGACCCAGGcagcacttttatttattttttttatataaaagttgctgcaaagttagcgtgctt is part of the Cloeon dipterum chromosome 1, ieCloDipt1.1, whole genome shotgun sequence genome and harbors:
- the CalpA gene encoding calpain-A isoform X3; amino-acid sequence: MASEFEFIKSCVDDTSLFKWSTWNNYLKAGAFKALGFTLETVESAVKDAVQKSNARSSQLSRGHRLGDKGSGLRNRGTVQDFQKLRDECLSSGTLFEDPEFPCTDSSIFFSRKPPRSFEWLRPTEITSDPSLFVEGYSRFDIQQGELGDCWLLAAVANLTLHNSLFTQVVPNDQSFTDQYAGIFHFRFWQYGRWVDVVVDDRLPTYNGQLVFLRSSQQNEFWSALLEKAYAKLHGSYEALKGGTTCEAMEDFTGGVTEWHELQKEDQTLFKIMLKAAERSSLMGASIEPDPSVLEARTPEGLVKGHAYSLTRVKMVDINTPNTTGKIPLVRLRNPWGNEAEWNGAWSDKSAEWRFIPQHEKEEIGLTFDDDGEFWMSYRDFCKYFSRLEICNLNPDSLTDDEIGDGKKWEMSVFEGEWVRGITAGGCRNFLETFWHNPQYIITLDDPDEDDDQSLCTVIIALMQKNRRAQRKLGAECLTIGFAVYKLDNPENQPKPLPLDFFKYNASVARSKSFINLRELAERFKLPAGTYCIVPSTFDPNEEGEFLLRVFSENSNNMEELDDEVGLGEIDTRIQEDPELKNDEDEESNQKIKAFFEKLAGEDMEVDWMELKQLLDFAMKDDFPQGAPTLPMQSSDSMLGSIMNLLCGVVCKDTPIGQMFEQQFEGFSKETCRSMVAMMDVDRSGKLGLEEFKILWMDVRNWRSVFKLYDTEKTGSLSAFELRQALNSAGYRLNNHILNILMHRYGTKEGRISFDDFIACAVRLRSMIDMFKERDPDNTNTAAFTLEEWVEKTVYS
- the CalpA gene encoding calpain-B isoform X5, which codes for MAQEGLQALLNGQDPLAAIFNKYVRKVADINRVLPTLHNLKVLGDKGSGLRNRGTVQDFQKLRDECLSSGTLFEDPEFPCTDSSIFFSRKPPRSFEWLRPTEITSDPSLFVEGYSRFDIQQGELGDCWLLAAVANLTLHNSLFTQVVPNDQSFTDQYAGIFHFRFWQYGRWVDVVVDDRLPTYNGQLVFLRSSQQNEFWSALLEKAYAKLHGSYEALKGGTTCEAMEDFTGGVTEWHELQKEDQTLFKIMLKAAERSSLMGASIEPDPSVLEARTPEGLVKGHAYSLTRVKMVDINTPNTTGKIPLVRLRNPWGNEAEWNGAWSDKSAEWRFIPQHEKEEIGLTFDDDGEFWMSYRDFCKYFSRLEICNLNPDSLTDDEIGDGKKWEMSVFEGEWVRGITAGGCRNFLETFWHNPQYIITLDDPDEDDDQSLCTVIIALMQKNRRAQRKLGAECLTIGFAVYKLDNPENQPKPLPLDFFKYNASVARSKSFINLRELAERFKLPAGTYCIVPSTFDPNEEGEFLLRVFSENSNNMEELDDEVGLGEIDTRIQEDPELKNDEDEESNQKIKAFFEKLAGEDMEVDWMELKQLLDFAMKDEQQFEGFSKETCRSMVAMMDVDRSGKLGLEEFKILWMDVRNWRSVFKLYDTEKTGSLSAFELRQALNSAGYRLNNHILNILMHRYGTKEGRISFDDFIACAVRLRSMIDMFKERDPDNTNTAAFTLEEWVEKTVYS
- the CalpA gene encoding calpain-A isoform X1, with protein sequence MSSLFNSFPIRLDGDNLPGLLNEGFRQFGFQLPNSAGGGGAGGFRMPGNLGNLGNLGNLGDLRGVFNNLVNNSGQGGGGGGTPWTKGSYHLKNRLLKGGLTGFGDVFHPGKDAFNLGDKGSGLRNRGTVQDFQKLRDECLSSGTLFEDPEFPCTDSSIFFSRKPPRSFEWLRPTEITSDPSLFVEGYSRFDIQQGELGDCWLLAAVANLTLHNSLFTQVVPNDQSFTDQYAGIFHFRFWQYGRWVDVVVDDRLPTYNGQLVFLRSSQQNEFWSALLEKAYAKLHGSYEALKGGTTCEAMEDFTGGVTEWHELQKEDQTLFKIMLKAAERSSLMGASIEPDPSVLEARTPEGLVKGHAYSLTRVKMVDINTPNTTGKIPLVRLRNPWGNEAEWNGAWSDKSAEWRFIPQHEKEEIGLTFDDDGEFWMSYRDFCKYFSRLEICNLNPDSLTDDEIGDGKKWEMSVFEGEWVRGITAGGCRNFLETFWHNPQYIITLDDPDEDDDQSLCTVIIALMQKNRRAQRKLGAECLTIGFAVYKLDNPENQPKPLPLDFFKYNASVARSKSFINLRELAERFKLPAGTYCIVPSTFDPNEEGEFLLRVFSENSNNMEELDDEVGLGEIDTRIQEDPELKNDEDEESNQKIKAFFEKLAGEDMEVDWMELKQLLDFAMKDDFPQGAPTLPMQSSDSMLGSIMNLLCGVVCKDTPIGQMFEQQFEGFSKETCRSMVAMMDVDRSGKLGLEEFKILWMDVRNWRSVFKLYDTEKTGSLSAFELRQALNSAGYRLNNHILNILMHRYGTKEGRISFDDFIACAVRLRSMIDMFKERDPDNTNTAAFTLEEWVEKTVYS
- the CalpA gene encoding calpain-A isoform X4 gives rise to the protein MAQEGLQALLNGQDPLAAIFNKYVRKVADINRVLPTLHNLKVLGDKGSGLRNRGTVQDFQKLRDECLSSGTLFEDPEFPCTDSSIFFSRKPPRSFEWLRPTEITSDPSLFVEGYSRFDIQQGELGDCWLLAAVANLTLHNSLFTQVVPNDQSFTDQYAGIFHFRFWQYGRWVDVVVDDRLPTYNGQLVFLRSSQQNEFWSALLEKAYAKLHGSYEALKGGTTCEAMEDFTGGVTEWHELQKEDQTLFKIMLKAAERSSLMGASIEPDPSVLEARTPEGLVKGHAYSLTRVKMVDINTPNTTGKIPLVRLRNPWGNEAEWNGAWSDKSAEWRFIPQHEKEEIGLTFDDDGEFWMSYRDFCKYFSRLEICNLNPDSLTDDEIGDGKKWEMSVFEGEWVRGITAGGCRNFLETFWHNPQYIITLDDPDEDDDQSLCTVIIALMQKNRRAQRKLGAECLTIGFAVYKLDNPENQPKPLPLDFFKYNASVARSKSFINLRELAERFKLPAGTYCIVPSTFDPNEEGEFLLRVFSENSNNMEELDDEVGLGEIDTRIQEDPELKNDEDEESNQKIKAFFEKLAGEDMEVDWMELKQLLDFAMKDDFPQGAPTLPMQSSDSMLGSIMNLLCGVVCKDTPIGQMFEQQFEGFSKETCRSMVAMMDVDRSGKLGLEEFKILWMDVRNWRSVFKLYDTEKTGSLSAFELRQALNSAGYRLNNHILNILMHRYGTKEGRISFDDFIACAVRLRSMIDMFKERDPDNTNTAAFTLEEWVEKTVYS
- the CalpA gene encoding calpain-B isoform X2 — encoded protein: MSSLFNSFPIRLDGDNLPGLLNEGFRQFGFQLPNSAGGGGAGGFRMPGNLGNLGNLGNLGDLRGVFNNLVNNSGQGGGGGGTPWTKGSYHLKNRLLKGGLTGFGDVFHPGKDAFNLGDKGSGLRNRGTVQDFQKLRDECLSSGTLFEDPEFPCTDSSIFFSRKPPRSFEWLRPTEITSDPSLFVEGYSRFDIQQGELGDCWLLAAVANLTLHNSLFTQVVPNDQSFTDQYAGIFHFRFWQYGRWVDVVVDDRLPTYNGQLVFLRSSQQNEFWSALLEKAYAKLHGSYEALKGGTTCEAMEDFTGGVTEWHELQKEDQTLFKIMLKAAERSSLMGASIEPDPSVLEARTPEGLVKGHAYSLTRVKMVDINTPNTTGKIPLVRLRNPWGNEAEWNGAWSDKSAEWRFIPQHEKEEIGLTFDDDGEFWMSYRDFCKYFSRLEICNLNPDSLTDDEIGDGKKWEMSVFEGEWVRGITAGGCRNFLETFWHNPQYIITLDDPDEDDDQSLCTVIIALMQKNRRAQRKLGAECLTIGFAVYKLDNPENQPKPLPLDFFKYNASVARSKSFINLRELAERFKLPAGTYCIVPSTFDPNEEGEFLLRVFSENSNNMEELDDEVGLGEIDTRIQEDPELKNDEDEESNQKIKAFFEKLAGEDMEVDWMELKQLLDFAMKDEQQFEGFSKETCRSMVAMMDVDRSGKLGLEEFKILWMDVRNWRSVFKLYDTEKTGSLSAFELRQALNSAGYRLNNHILNILMHRYGTKEGRISFDDFIACAVRLRSMIDMFKERDPDNTNTAAFTLEEWVEKTVYS